CCAAGGGCTACGCCGACGCCCGGCTGGTGGAGCGGGTGGAGCGGGTGGACGAGGCGGTCCAGCGGTTCGTGGGGACGTCCCGGTCCCGCTTGGGCACCGGCGGCATGGCCACGAAGCTCGAGGCGGCCCGAAAGGCGACCCACGGGGGTGCGGCCGTGGTCATCGCCTCGGGCAAGGAGCCCCACGCCCTGGCCCGGATCCTGGCGGGCGAGCCGTTGGGAACCTTTTTCGCGCCCCAGAGCGATCGGCTCCGACGGCGGAAGCACTGGATCGCCTACACCGTCCAGCCGGCGGGCCGGATCCGGGTGGACGCCGGCGCCGTGCGGGCGTTGCTGGAGGGGGGCAAGAGCCTCCTGCCCAAGGGGGTGGTGGCCGTGGAGGGGGAGTTCGACCGGGGTGACGCGGTGGTGATCGAAGGGCCCCGGGGGGAGGTGGTGGCCCGGGGGCTCACGGCCTACGGCTCGGGGGAACTCCGTAAGATCGCCGGGTTGGCATCGTGGGAGATCGTTGATAGACTCGGCTACACCTTCGGGGACGAGGTCATCCACCGGGATGACCTCGTCGTGTTCAGGGCAGGGAGGTGAGGGAGCGAGGAGGGCCGGATGTCGATTCGGGACGAACTGGTGGAGATGGGGCGCAAGGCCCGGCAGGCGAGCCGGGCGCTGGCGAGGCTCTCGAGCCGGGTGAAGGACGACGCCCTCAGGGCCATGGCGGACGGGCTCGAGGAGGCCCGGGCCGAGCTCCAGGCCGCCAACCGTAGGGATCTGGAGGCGGCGGAGCGGGCGGGGCTGTCGAAGGCGATGATCGACCGGCTGACCCTGTCGGACGGGGTGATCGCCTCCATGGCCCAGGGCCTGCGCGAGGTGGCGGCCCAGAACGACCCGGTGGGCGAGGTGGTGCGCATGTGGAAGCGGCCCAACGGCCTGCTGGTGGGCAAGCAGCGCATCCCCCTCGGGGTGATCGGCATCATCTACGAGTCCCGGCCCAACGTCACCGCCGACGCCGCTGGGCTGTGCCTGAAGGCGGGCAACGCGGTGGTGCTGCGGGGCGGGAGCGAGGCGATCCACTCCAACCGGGCCATCGCGGCCGTGCTCGAGCGGGCCGCGGCCGCAGCCGGCGTGC
This is a stretch of genomic DNA from Deferrisoma camini S3R1. It encodes these proteins:
- the proB gene encoding glutamate 5-kinase, whose translation is MSREPVTRARRVVVKLGSQVLTGPDGRLERRVFEDLAADVAQARARGVEVVVVSSGAVAAGMGRVGLSRRPEAIPEIQALAAVGQIHLVGVYEDAFRPHGIPVGQVLLTRDDLESRRRYQNAKTAIGALLRLGAVPVINENDTVVVEELKFGDNDNLSALVSNLVEADALVVLSHIEGLYDRDPKGYADARLVERVERVDEAVQRFVGTSRSRLGTGGMATKLEAARKATHGGAAVVIASGKEPHALARILAGEPLGTFFAPQSDRLRRRKHWIAYTVQPAGRIRVDAGAVRALLEGGKSLLPKGVVAVEGEFDRGDAVVIEGPRGEVVARGLTAYGSGELRKIAGLASWEIVDRLGYTFGDEVIHRDDLVVFRAGR